The Centroberyx gerrardi isolate f3 chromosome 7, fCenGer3.hap1.cur.20231027, whole genome shotgun sequence genome contains a region encoding:
- the pla2g10 gene encoding group 10 secretory phospholipase A2 encodes MTGFYRILLLFSVGTASVALRRSPRTKRGLLELAGVIKCSTGRSALAYMMYGCYCGLGGQGWPRDRADWCCHKHDCCYGEAELAGCQTKTDKYQWTCEDKTAECDDLKDRCEKLLCKCDREAAKCLRKAPFIQKYALWPDFLCGCDHPTCNIY; translated from the exons ATGACTGGGTTTTACCGGATACTTCTCCTGTTTTCTG TGGGCACGGCCTCTGTGGCACTTCGCAGATCCCCACGGACCAAAAGAGGGCTACTGGAGCTGGCGGGAGTCATCAAATGCAGCACAGGACGATCTGCCTTGGCTTACATGATGTACGGCTGCTACTGCGGACTAGGTGGTCAAGGCTGGCCCAGAGACAGAGCCGACTG GTGCTGTCATAAGCACGATTGCTGTTATGGAGAAGCAGAACTTGCTGGCTGCCAAACCAAGACAGACAAGTATCAATGGACGTGTGAGGACAAGACAGCTGAGTGTg ATGATCTGAAGGACAGATGTGAAAAGCTGCTCTGCAAGTGTGACAGGGAGGCTGCCAAATGCTTAAGAAAGGCACCTTTCATCCAGAAATATGCCCTATGGCCAGATTTCCTCTGTGGTTGTGATCACCCTACATGTAATATTTACTGA